In a genomic window of Thermosynechococcus sp. CL-1:
- a CDS encoding PepSY domain-containing protein, with translation MSALKQRLAKISSQGHQFLVAIFALPLLISATTGIAHRLGRSWFGLSKDFGRAMMTLHEGRYLGEWGVPLYVLVIGLGLLGIIATGLGLLWGRSLPAQWSARRLHHLLAAIAALPLLVSATTGMAYRLGRNWFGLSKEQAAIFLSLHQGTYWGEVGRPFYVLLVGLSLLTLLATGLSMLTLLRRLPHWRPRVTPET, from the coding sequence ATGAGTGCTCTGAAACAGCGCCTCGCCAAAATCAGCAGTCAGGGGCATCAATTCCTCGTGGCGATCTTTGCCCTACCCCTATTGATCTCCGCCACAACGGGAATCGCCCATCGTCTTGGACGCAGTTGGTTTGGGCTATCTAAAGACTTTGGGCGGGCGATGATGACCCTTCATGAAGGCCGCTATCTGGGGGAATGGGGCGTGCCGCTCTATGTGTTGGTCATTGGTTTAGGCTTGCTGGGAATCATTGCCACGGGTTTGGGTCTCCTGTGGGGGCGATCGCTGCCGGCGCAGTGGTCAGCACGGCGGCTGCATCATCTTTTGGCTGCCATTGCAGCATTGCCCTTGCTCGTGAGTGCCACGACGGGAATGGCCTATCGCCTTGGCCGCAACTGGTTTGGCCTCTCCAAAGAACAGGCGGCGATTTTCCTGAGCCTGCATCAGGGAACCTATTGGGGCGAGGTGGGGCGTCCCTTCTATGTTCTTTTGGTGGGTCTGAGTTTGCTGACACTTCTGGCCACGGGACTCTCGATGCTGACTCTCCTGCGACGGCTGCCCCACTGGCGTCCTAGGGTGACCCCGGAGACCTAG
- a CDS encoding HAMP domain-containing sensor histidine kinase, with product MLWPASEEFAALCRTQLELVVNSLGASSLAVYLSETLNDSPSWSPVAVYPEAAPPLSLPFPPTLPPPTQAAETPLSHRPQQVVSSLANQLILPLMYQNWVLGVLVAQRQHRPWLAAEQAQLQQVAQTLAIACVLDQRQQWLSHSPASTLDQQQQRFDDLLHQLRNPVAAIRTFVKLLLKRLEPDHQGRPLAEGIAKETERLMALLEDYRQQGNDIPVLTGSQPLPLAGKPLDLVETLSPLITAAQARAEMEGKTFVVEMPPQLPPIWLEERVLPEVVGNLLDNAFKYTPKGGTIGLHLTPTAAGLELTVWDTGCGIPLEVQPRLFERGYRGIQADSGIEGSGLGLAIAQDLLRPYGLSLRVTSPYEGDRGTAFTLTIPLPMKVER from the coding sequence ATGCTCTGGCCAGCCAGTGAAGAATTTGCTGCCCTCTGTCGTACCCAATTAGAACTCGTTGTTAACAGCTTGGGTGCCTCTTCACTGGCGGTCTATCTGAGTGAAACCCTCAACGACTCCCCCTCATGGTCTCCCGTTGCTGTCTATCCAGAGGCGGCACCCCCCCTGAGCTTACCGTTTCCCCCAACCCTACCACCGCCAACGCAAGCAGCAGAGACCCCGTTAAGCCATCGCCCTCAACAGGTCGTCTCGTCCTTGGCCAATCAACTGATCCTGCCCCTGATGTACCAAAATTGGGTCTTGGGGGTACTGGTGGCGCAGCGGCAACACCGTCCTTGGCTGGCGGCAGAGCAGGCACAATTGCAACAGGTGGCGCAAACACTGGCGATCGCCTGCGTCTTGGATCAACGGCAACAATGGCTCAGCCACTCCCCTGCTAGCACACTGGATCAGCAGCAACAGCGCTTTGATGACCTGCTCCATCAACTGCGCAATCCCGTGGCCGCCATTCGCACCTTTGTCAAGCTCCTGCTCAAACGGTTGGAACCCGATCACCAGGGGCGCCCCCTCGCCGAAGGCATTGCCAAGGAAACAGAGCGGCTCATGGCATTGTTGGAGGACTATCGCCAACAGGGCAACGATATTCCCGTCCTCACGGGCAGCCAGCCCCTACCCCTTGCGGGTAAACCCCTCGATCTAGTTGAAACCCTCTCGCCGCTGATCACCGCCGCCCAAGCCCGTGCGGAAATGGAAGGCAAAACCTTTGTGGTCGAAATGCCACCCCAACTCCCCCCGATCTGGCTAGAGGAACGGGTGCTGCCGGAGGTGGTGGGGAATCTGCTAGACAATGCCTTTAAGTACACCCCCAAAGGCGGCACGATTGGTCTGCACTTGACCCCCACAGCTGCAGGTTTAGAGTTAACGGTTTGGGATACCGGCTGTGGAATTCCTCTGGAGGTGCAGCCGCGCCTCTTTGAACGGGGCTACCGCGGGATTCAAGCCGACAGTGGGATTGAGGGCAGTGGCCTTGGCTTAGCAATTGCTCAAGATCTGCTGCGTCCCTATGGTCTCAGTCTGCGGGTCACCAGTCCCTACGAGGGCGATCGCGGTACGGCCTTTACGTTGACAATTCCCTTGCCAATGAAGGTGGAACGATGA
- a CDS encoding E3 ubiquitin ligase family protein: MGVIAHLCLTGSAFLFALEGYYRLKLKAMKVANPSSIRELQQCQQQVAQEIGSGSWREYVQVVGQVTTSQPLLSEVKRIPCVYYKTIISREYEKEGSDRHNRRERQSEIIGRHEQSTLFFLRDHQGEIEVNPLGAEIEALQVLDELRPADKPHSFAFSLGFLSLNWRFGSTTTLGYRYQEWVLPLGQPVSVVGMASDQGGILRLQKPQKRGQKFIISLSVEDQLSQQYKRQKRKMTYASLSAALCGVCGLVLALF, translated from the coding sequence ATGGGGGTTATTGCTCACCTTTGCTTAACGGGGTCGGCCTTTCTCTTTGCCCTTGAGGGCTATTATCGGCTGAAGTTAAAGGCAATGAAGGTGGCCAACCCTAGCTCTATTCGTGAGTTACAGCAATGCCAGCAACAGGTGGCTCAGGAAATCGGTAGCGGCAGTTGGCGCGAGTACGTGCAGGTGGTTGGCCAAGTCACCACGTCTCAACCCTTGCTCTCGGAAGTGAAGCGTATTCCCTGTGTTTATTACAAAACAATCATCAGCCGTGAGTATGAAAAAGAGGGGAGCGATCGCCACAATCGTCGAGAACGCCAGTCGGAAATTATTGGCCGCCATGAGCAGTCAACCCTATTTTTTCTGCGAGATCATCAGGGGGAAATTGAGGTAAACCCCCTCGGCGCTGAGATTGAAGCACTGCAGGTCTTAGACGAACTGCGGCCTGCGGATAAACCCCATTCCTTTGCCTTCTCCTTGGGGTTCTTGTCATTGAATTGGCGGTTTGGTAGCACGACGACGCTGGGTTATCGCTATCAGGAGTGGGTGCTGCCCTTGGGGCAACCTGTTTCAGTGGTGGGCATGGCCTCGGATCAGGGGGGGATACTCCGCCTGCAAAAGCCACAAAAGCGGGGACAAAAATTCATCATTTCCCTGAGTGTTGAGGATCAACTTAGCCAGCAGTACAAGCGGCAAAAACGGAAAATGACCTATGCGTCCCTCAGTGCTGCCCTCTGTGGTGTCTGTGGTTTAGTCTTGGCCTTGTTTTAG
- the psaM gene encoding photosystem I reaction center subunit XII, which produces MALTDTQVYVALVIALLPAVLAFRLSTELYK; this is translated from the coding sequence ATGGCGCTGACCGATACCCAAGTTTACGTTGCCCTTGTGATTGCGCTGCTGCCTGCGGTGTTGGCATTTCGGCTGTCCACTGAGTTGTACAAGTAG